A section of the Alkalihalobacillus sp. LMS39 genome encodes:
- a CDS encoding amino acid racemase, with amino-acid sequence MMKQKSLGVIGGMGPKATSVFFEKIVDNTVANNDQDHIDMIILNHASLPDRTNVILENQSTPFVELLMKDIHLLEKAEVSHIAIPCNTAHYFIDELQTKTTIPIINMVDETIQEIQRKYGKGSKVGILATNGTIRSGTYKKACEKYGMELVVPDEAMQDNVMSIIYTNVKSKLNVDSTETEAIIHHLHQNEGCHCVILACTEFSCIELSEEIMKDCVDAMDILVDRSIRYSGKQSKIKPISK; translated from the coding sequence ATGATGAAACAAAAAAGCTTAGGTGTGATAGGTGGGATGGGACCTAAGGCAACATCGGTTTTCTTTGAAAAAATTGTAGATAATACAGTTGCCAACAATGACCAAGATCATATTGATATGATAATCCTAAATCATGCTTCATTACCAGACCGAACGAATGTCATATTAGAAAACCAATCTACTCCGTTTGTTGAGCTATTAATGAAAGACATTCATTTATTGGAAAAAGCTGAAGTGTCTCATATTGCAATACCATGTAATACGGCCCATTACTTTATTGACGAGCTTCAAACAAAAACAACAATCCCGATTATTAATATGGTCGATGAAACAATTCAAGAAATCCAAAGGAAATATGGAAAAGGAAGTAAAGTAGGGATTTTAGCGACAAACGGCACAATACGAAGCGGCACTTATAAAAAAGCCTGTGAAAAATATGGAATGGAGTTAGTCGTTCCAGATGAAGCGATGCAAGATAATGTCATGAGTATTATTTACACGAATGTAAAAAGTAAGTTAAATGTAGATTCTACTGAAACAGAGGCCATAATTCATCACCTTCATCAAAATGAAGGATGTCATTGTGTTATTTTAGCTTGTACGGAGTTTTCTTGTATTGAGTTAAGCGAGGAGATTATGAAGGACTGTGTGGATGCAATGGATATTCTTGTGGACCGTTCGATTCGTTATTCAGGAAAACAATCAAAAATAAAGCCGATATCAAAGTGA
- a CDS encoding C39 family peptidase, with translation MKKIVTVLMLLLLLVVAVGMFNQEVLQNSRDYMKDHSVFEAASQLIKKTKQGTITIENVDVMQEPVRAAEYVVVNESTDEEVALIVTDDNGIGTSKPIPFGKTYQVIQRSVAHPYQLHDEEVIIDLEEDYELKIENELLDYVKDVQYTDGSVEITESHIPVATLMQNPELPNGCEIVSLTAVLNYYGYDVSKTTMADDFLPKQPFARQNNKLYGANPYEAYAGEPRDRSGFFVYAPPILQAAEDFMSTVESSHKAVDVSGSTREELLEYLKQGIPVVTWMTLELDAPRVTYSWYFHETEEFFEAPVNLHATVLNGFIGEDKVHVMDPLKGQMVYSAENYFTSYDALGSHAMILVEDE, from the coding sequence ATGAAAAAAATAGTCACCGTGTTAATGTTGCTACTGCTTCTTGTTGTCGCTGTCGGTATGTTCAATCAGGAAGTTCTTCAAAATAGTAGAGACTATATGAAAGACCATAGTGTGTTCGAAGCAGCTAGTCAATTGATCAAGAAAACAAAACAAGGAACAATTACAATTGAAAATGTCGATGTGATGCAGGAACCAGTTCGAGCTGCGGAGTATGTGGTTGTGAATGAAAGTACAGATGAAGAAGTAGCTCTTATCGTAACAGATGATAACGGGATAGGAACTTCGAAACCGATTCCCTTTGGGAAAACGTATCAAGTAATCCAGCGCTCTGTTGCCCATCCTTATCAATTACATGATGAGGAAGTTATCATTGATTTGGAAGAAGATTATGAGCTCAAAATTGAGAATGAGCTTCTAGATTACGTTAAAGATGTACAGTATACAGATGGGAGCGTTGAAATTACAGAATCTCATATTCCTGTAGCCACACTCATGCAAAATCCTGAACTACCAAATGGTTGTGAAATTGTTTCTTTAACAGCTGTCTTAAATTATTATGGTTATGATGTGTCAAAAACAACGATGGCTGATGACTTTTTACCGAAACAACCATTTGCTAGACAGAATAATAAGTTATATGGTGCTAATCCGTATGAAGCCTATGCGGGTGAGCCGAGAGACAGATCAGGGTTTTTCGTTTATGCCCCACCAATTTTACAAGCTGCAGAAGATTTTATGAGTACTGTGGAAAGCAGTCATAAAGCGGTTGATGTAAGTGGGAGTACAAGAGAAGAGCTTCTTGAATATTTGAAACAAGGGATTCCTGTCGTCACGTGGATGACATTAGAGTTAGATGCTCCAAGAGTGACGTATTCTTGGTATTTCCATGAAACAGAAGAATTTTTTGAAGCACCAGTTAATTTACATGCGACAGTATTAAATGGTTTTATTGGAGAAGATAAGGTACATGTAATGGACCCATTAAAAGGTCAAATGGTGTATAGTGCAGAGAATTATTTTACTAGTTATGATGCGTTAGGTAGTCATGCTATGATTTTAGTTGAAGATGAATAA
- the asnB gene encoding asparagine synthase (glutamine-hydrolyzing), with protein MCGFVGFAHSTVENKTETIEKMMNAIIHRGPDSGGVYSDQDVTFGFRRLMIIDLSEEASQPMFNEDKRYVLVFNGEIYNYQELREDLIEKGHSFQSHSDSEVIIHGYEEYGVDLLQKVRGMFAFAIWDTKEETLFMARDFVGIKPLYYTQNTTDGSLLFGSEIKSFLHQPAFKKELNKNALKPYLTFQYSVLDETFFKGVFKLKPGHYMIYKKGSMEIKPYWDISFDEKENSLDHYIKEIKATLKESVEYHKISDVKVGSFLSGGVDSSYITALLMPNKTFSVGFKDHEGIFNETNLAERLSDILEIENNKKMVDADEFFEKVPTIQYHMDEPQSNLSSVPLYFLSELARKHVTVVLSGEGADEIFGGYVWYQNSPKMEKYKKIPFGIRRSLSSISKKLPENRITSFLVKGGLKVEEQFIGQAKVFEEQDALAVLKEDYQNAPSIESITKEYYDKVKDKDDLTKMQYIDMKLWLPGDILLKADKMSMAHSIELRVPFLDKQVMEMASHIPAPLRVNETNTKFALREASNEVLPEEWANREKVGFPVPFRYWIREEKYYNLVKEVFQSEEAHEFFNVEELMRYLNEHFEEKHNYARYIWTVYVFLVWYKKFFKEL; from the coding sequence ATGTGTGGGTTTGTAGGGTTTGCTCATAGTACAGTTGAGAACAAAACGGAAACGATCGAGAAAATGATGAATGCGATCATCCATAGAGGACCTGATAGTGGTGGGGTTTATTCAGATCAGGATGTGACATTTGGTTTTAGAAGATTAATGATCATTGATTTATCAGAAGAGGCAAGTCAGCCGATGTTTAATGAAGATAAGCGGTATGTCCTTGTATTTAACGGTGAAATTTATAATTACCAAGAATTACGAGAAGATTTAATTGAAAAAGGCCACTCTTTTCAAAGCCATAGTGATAGTGAAGTCATCATCCATGGATATGAAGAATATGGTGTAGACTTACTGCAAAAAGTCCGTGGAATGTTTGCCTTTGCGATTTGGGACACAAAGGAAGAAACATTGTTTATGGCTCGAGATTTTGTAGGGATTAAGCCATTATACTATACGCAAAACACGACAGATGGCTCCCTTCTTTTTGGTTCAGAAATTAAATCATTTCTCCATCAGCCTGCCTTTAAAAAGGAATTAAACAAAAATGCACTCAAGCCGTATTTAACGTTTCAATACTCGGTTTTAGATGAAACGTTTTTTAAAGGTGTCTTTAAGCTAAAGCCTGGCCATTATATGATTTACAAAAAGGGAAGTATGGAAATTAAACCATACTGGGATATTTCTTTTGATGAAAAAGAAAATAGTTTAGACCATTATATTAAAGAAATTAAAGCGACGTTAAAAGAGTCGGTTGAATACCATAAAATTAGTGATGTGAAAGTAGGATCATTCTTATCTGGTGGTGTAGATTCTAGTTATATCACCGCGTTGCTCATGCCGAATAAAACCTTTTCTGTCGGCTTTAAAGACCATGAAGGGATTTTTAATGAAACAAATTTAGCGGAGCGATTGTCTGATATATTAGAAATTGAAAATAATAAAAAAATGGTTGATGCCGATGAGTTTTTTGAAAAAGTTCCAACCATTCAATATCATATGGATGAGCCTCAATCGAATCTATCATCTGTTCCACTATATTTTTTATCAGAGCTTGCTAGAAAGCATGTAACGGTTGTATTATCAGGCGAAGGGGCGGATGAAATTTTCGGTGGGTATGTATGGTATCAAAATTCTCCAAAGATGGAGAAGTACAAAAAGATTCCATTTGGTATTCGTCGGTCGCTTTCTTCAATTAGCAAAAAGCTTCCTGAAAACCGTATTACATCTTTTCTCGTTAAAGGCGGTCTTAAAGTAGAAGAGCAATTTATTGGACAAGCGAAAGTGTTCGAGGAACAAGATGCCCTAGCTGTATTAAAAGAAGATTATCAAAATGCGCCATCCATTGAAAGCATCACGAAAGAATATTATGACAAAGTGAAAGATAAAGATGACTTAACAAAAATGCAGTATATTGATATGAAACTATGGTTACCAGGCGATATTTTGCTTAAAGCTGACAAAATGAGTATGGCTCATTCGATTGAACTTCGTGTTCCGTTTTTAGATAAACAAGTCATGGAAATGGCGTCCCATATCCCGGCTCCTTTACGAGTGAATGAAACAAATACAAAGTTTGCACTTAGAGAAGCTTCCAATGAAGTGTTACCTGAAGAATGGGCGAATCGGGAAAAAGTTGGGTTTCCAGTACCGTTCCGTTACTGGATCAGGGAAGAAAAGTATTATAATCTAGTAAAAGAAGTGTTTCAATCAGAAGAAGCACATGAGTTTTTTAATGTAGAAGAACTTATGCGTTATTTAAATGAGCATTTCGAAGAAAAACATAATTATGCCAGATATATTTGGACTGTGTATGTATTTTTAGTATGGTATAAAAAGTTTTTTAAAGAGTTATAA
- the murE gene encoding UDP-N-acetylmuramyl-tripeptide synthetase, whose translation MVSLQQLLQATAIQEAKTEQDIDITGISYHSKKVEKGQLFVCIRGYKTDGHKFLPNAVSNGAVAAIVEEFQDDVDIPQFLVENSRIALAQLGAAFYGNPSEKMKMIGITATNGKTTTTYMTNAMLENHGYKTGLIGTVSIKIDDTSIPSELTTPESLDLQFYLKQMHDKAVSHVSMEVSSAALETYRVEKVDYDIVAFNNISREHIDSHGTFEKYFEAKSSLITEASEKSIAILNLDCPYSASLADKTKASVITFGLEQSTGYIHCKNLDLTTGRAKFTYEIKKPFSYDHQEFSPCEFTVELSVPGLHSVYNSMVAITVALLSGVSIQTIQETMKEFGGVERRFEFVYEKEFKIIDDHFANPGNINVTLQTLKYMDFDQLHLVYAIRGERGPTVNKENAEAIVEWAKKLNLKEIIATKSVSHVTDKDKVTDEEVNVFMDVMFQANINVTLLEELPDATAYALTKAGQGDLVLLAGCQGMDHGAEIMLHQMNKQNPEDPQSTSLSYTT comes from the coding sequence ATGGTTTCATTACAACAATTGTTACAAGCTACAGCCATACAAGAGGCAAAAACTGAACAAGACATTGACATTACAGGAATCTCCTATCACTCAAAAAAAGTGGAGAAAGGTCAGCTTTTTGTATGTATACGAGGATATAAAACAGATGGACATAAATTTTTGCCGAATGCAGTAAGCAATGGTGCGGTGGCTGCCATTGTCGAAGAATTTCAAGATGATGTGGATATTCCTCAGTTTTTAGTAGAGAATAGCCGGATTGCGTTAGCTCAATTAGGAGCAGCATTCTACGGAAATCCATCTGAAAAAATGAAAATGATTGGTATAACCGCAACAAATGGGAAAACAACAACGACGTATATGACAAATGCCATGTTAGAGAACCATGGCTATAAAACAGGGTTAATTGGTACGGTTTCCATAAAGATTGACGATACATCTATTCCTTCAGAATTAACAACACCTGAATCTCTTGATTTACAATTTTATTTAAAACAAATGCATGACAAAGCTGTCAGCCATGTAAGTATGGAAGTATCATCTGCTGCATTAGAAACCTACCGTGTTGAAAAAGTGGACTATGATATAGTCGCCTTCAATAACATTAGCCGCGAACACATTGATTCCCATGGAACGTTTGAAAAATACTTTGAAGCAAAATCAAGTTTAATTACAGAAGCAAGTGAAAAAAGTATAGCTATTCTGAATTTAGATTGTCCATATTCAGCGTCGTTAGCCGACAAAACAAAAGCATCTGTTATTACATTTGGTCTTGAACAGTCAACAGGATATATTCATTGTAAAAATTTAGATTTAACGACAGGACGAGCAAAATTCACCTATGAGATTAAGAAGCCATTTTCTTATGATCATCAAGAGTTTTCTCCTTGTGAGTTTACGGTTGAACTTTCGGTACCTGGGCTACATTCTGTTTATAATTCAATGGTGGCGATTACCGTTGCTCTCCTATCTGGAGTGTCGATTCAAACGATTCAAGAAACAATGAAGGAATTTGGTGGAGTAGAGAGACGTTTTGAATTTGTGTACGAAAAAGAATTTAAAATTATTGATGACCATTTTGCCAATCCAGGAAATATCAATGTGACATTACAAACGTTAAAATATATGGATTTTGATCAATTGCATCTTGTATATGCCATTCGTGGAGAACGAGGACCGACAGTGAACAAAGAAAATGCAGAAGCGATTGTCGAATGGGCGAAAAAATTAAACTTAAAAGAAATTATTGCTACAAAAAGTGTGTCTCACGTAACGGATAAAGATAAAGTGACAGATGAGGAAGTTAATGTGTTTATGGATGTTATGTTTCAGGCAAACATCAATGTAACCTTACTTGAAGAACTACCAGATGCAACGGCTTATGCCCTTACAAAAGCAGGGCAAGGAGATTTAGTTCTGTTAGCTGGATGTCAAGGTATGGATCATGGTGCGGAAATCATGTTGCACCAAATGAATAAACAAAATCCTGAAGATCCGCAATCCACTTCTCTCTCTTATACAACATAA
- a CDS encoding carboxylate--amine ligase, protein MGNKAVILGSNYYIGLSTIRCLGVHGIHTVAVDYSEQERYGAESKYCSEKLLSPHYKEDPEGFIQFLKDYATKQSLKPVLIPCHDSYVEVIDAHLEEMKEYYYIPQTEQGLYTNVMNKERLHQLAMEKGLAVPETVRLHEDNFIEKIETILKYPCIVKPTDSPSFVAKFRKKLFKVHSREELEEAIQKAKDANLEVIVQRIIPGFDDHMHTFDAYLNQDGKVTHWTTCQKYRQYPINFGASVYTGQKHIPELYEIGASFLEAIGFKGFAEIEFKKDAETGQFYLIEINARITNFNHLLYKIGMNVPYITYMELTGSPLPPKAIDYNTNRVFWYAFEDLLAIRDYVKTGQLTIGQVITSFFKRKVYAIWDWRDPQPAFSFTKNLVGKILGRRNK, encoded by the coding sequence ATGGGTAATAAAGCAGTAATATTAGGAAGTAACTATTATATAGGATTAAGCACAATTCGTTGTTTGGGAGTTCACGGCATTCATACTGTGGCTGTTGACTATTCTGAACAAGAAAGGTATGGTGCGGAATCTAAATACTGCTCTGAGAAGCTTTTATCTCCTCATTATAAAGAGGACCCGGAAGGCTTTATTCAGTTTTTAAAAGATTATGCAACAAAACAAAGTCTAAAACCTGTTCTTATTCCATGTCATGACTCATATGTCGAAGTAATCGATGCTCATTTGGAAGAAATGAAAGAATATTATTATATTCCTCAAACAGAACAAGGATTATATACAAACGTTATGAATAAAGAAAGATTACATCAGCTAGCCATGGAAAAAGGACTTGCTGTACCTGAAACAGTTCGGTTACACGAAGATAATTTTATTGAAAAAATAGAAACGATATTAAAATATCCTTGTATTGTGAAACCAACGGATTCGCCTTCTTTTGTAGCTAAATTTAGAAAAAAACTTTTTAAGGTTCATAGTCGAGAAGAACTAGAAGAAGCCATTCAAAAAGCAAAAGATGCGAATTTGGAAGTTATTGTTCAAAGAATCATTCCTGGATTTGACGACCATATGCATACGTTTGATGCGTATTTAAATCAAGACGGAAAAGTGACACATTGGACAACTTGCCAGAAATATCGCCAGTATCCGATTAACTTCGGTGCTTCTGTGTATACAGGACAAAAGCATATACCTGAATTATATGAAATCGGGGCTTCTTTTCTAGAAGCGATTGGTTTTAAAGGGTTTGCTGAAATTGAATTTAAAAAAGACGCTGAAACAGGTCAGTTTTATTTAATCGAAATTAATGCTAGAATTACAAACTTTAATCATTTATTATATAAGATCGGGATGAATGTTCCATATATTACCTATATGGAATTAACAGGCTCACCTCTTCCTCCAAAAGCTATCGATTATAATACAAATCGCGTCTTTTGGTATGCGTTTGAAGATTTACTTGCTATTAGAGATTATGTGAAAACAGGACAGCTTACAATTGGACAAGTAATCACATCGTTTTTTAAACGGAAGGTCTATGCAATTTGGGATTGGAGAGACCCTCAACCAGCCTTCTCATTTACGAAGAATTTAGTAGGAAAAATTCTAGGAAGACGAAACAAATAG
- a CDS encoding TraB family protein, with the protein MSEENITRIQLGDKEIILIGTAHVSKKSAEQVKEVIEFEKPDSVCVELDEQRFQSIKDKNKWKEMDIFKVVKEKKATLLLMNLFISSFQKRLAKQFGIKPGQEMIQGIDSAKEIGATLVLADRNIQVTFARIWGGMGLVGKSKLLLGIFSGIFSNETISEEELEKMKSQDMLNSMLDEFTESFPQLKTPLIDERDQYLAQKIKDAPGKKVVAVLGAAHVPGIKEEIKKDHNLQALTKLPPKSKVPKMIGWAIPILILAIIGYTFYANPAAGLQQTISWILWNGSFAAIGAALAFGHPLSVVTAFVAAPISSLNPLMAAGWFAGIVQTYFKRPSVGDFESLSEDVFTVKGFWGNKVTRILLIVVLTNLGSTLGTVIGGADVIRVFLENI; encoded by the coding sequence ATGTCTGAGGAGAATATTACGAGAATACAGCTCGGAGATAAAGAAATCATCCTTATTGGGACTGCTCATGTTTCGAAAAAAAGTGCTGAGCAAGTAAAAGAAGTAATCGAGTTTGAAAAGCCAGATTCTGTTTGTGTTGAATTAGATGAACAACGTTTCCAATCAATTAAGGATAAAAACAAGTGGAAAGAGATGGATATTTTTAAAGTAGTGAAAGAAAAAAAAGCCACATTGTTGCTCATGAATTTGTTTATCTCTTCTTTTCAAAAGCGGTTAGCGAAACAGTTTGGCATTAAACCTGGACAAGAAATGATTCAAGGAATTGACTCAGCGAAAGAGATTGGTGCAACGCTCGTCTTAGCTGACCGAAATATACAAGTAACCTTCGCAAGGATATGGGGAGGAATGGGGTTAGTCGGAAAGTCAAAATTGTTACTAGGCATATTCTCAGGGATATTTAGCAACGAGACGATTTCTGAAGAAGAACTCGAAAAAATGAAGTCACAAGATATGCTTAATTCGATGTTAGATGAATTTACAGAATCATTTCCTCAATTAAAAACACCACTTATTGATGAGCGGGACCAATATTTAGCTCAAAAAATTAAAGATGCACCAGGAAAAAAAGTCGTTGCAGTACTAGGTGCTGCGCATGTGCCAGGAATAAAAGAAGAAATTAAGAAAGATCATAATTTACAAGCGTTAACAAAATTGCCACCAAAATCAAAAGTTCCAAAAATGATAGGTTGGGCGATACCGATTCTAATCCTTGCAATCATCGGTTATACCTTTTATGCGAATCCAGCAGCAGGGCTGCAACAGACAATTAGCTGGATTTTATGGAATGGTTCGTTTGCTGCAATTGGAGCTGCCCTTGCATTTGGACACCCACTTTCGGTAGTAACGGCATTTGTTGCGGCACCGATTAGTTCACTAAATCCACTAATGGCTGCTGGGTGGTTTGCTGGTATCGTACAAACTTATTTTAAACGCCCAAGTGTGGGAGATTTTGAAAGCTTATCTGAAGATGTGTTTACTGTAAAAGGCTTTTGGGGGAATAAAGTAACCAGAATTTTATTGATTGTTGTTTTAACGAATTTAGGTAGCACATTAGGTACGGTTATTGGTGGCGCCGATGTCATTCGTGTATTTTTAGAAAATATATAA
- a CDS encoding ATP-binding protein yields the protein MYDKNLEIQNDIQSELEKANHINQLILDSVAEGIYGIDLQANVVFWNKAAEKLTGYMITDFAYNNLHDLIHHTDKDGKHVPLIDCPVYHALTNGESMFIEDDIFWHKNGTSFPVEYTVKPMLEKGKHVGTVITFRDVTERKKTEQLLQEWEQLSFLAQMSAGIAHEIRNPLTSLKGFMQLIKANRQWNEHYFDIMDMEFNRIETIIKELLTFSKPQLSDYKEVNIKELLEQVVVLMQPQAIMKNVTIEALYESPFYRMECIEHQVKQVFINIVKNAIEAMDKSGKITIGVRQEQEEFEITVTDEGPGMTQETIDRLGEPFFTTKKEGTGLGLMVTNNIIKNQHNGSLQIKSVINKGTQFIIRFPKNACLR from the coding sequence ATGTACGATAAAAACTTGGAAATTCAAAATGATATACAAAGCGAATTAGAAAAAGCCAATCATATTAACCAACTCATTTTAGATTCTGTAGCAGAAGGAATTTATGGGATTGATCTTCAAGCGAATGTTGTTTTTTGGAATAAAGCAGCTGAAAAATTAACAGGTTACATGATTACGGACTTTGCATATAATAATTTACACGATTTAATTCATCATACAGATAAAGATGGCAAACATGTCCCGTTGATAGACTGTCCTGTTTATCATGCGTTAACGAATGGGGAAAGCATGTTTATTGAAGATGATATTTTTTGGCATAAAAACGGTACGTCATTTCCTGTTGAATATACAGTAAAACCAATGCTTGAAAAAGGAAAACATGTAGGAACGGTCATCACATTTCGTGATGTGACTGAAAGAAAGAAGACCGAGCAGCTTTTGCAGGAGTGGGAACAGCTTTCATTTCTTGCACAAATGTCTGCAGGAATCGCGCATGAAATTCGAAACCCACTTACGTCATTAAAAGGGTTTATGCAGTTAATTAAAGCAAACAGGCAATGGAATGAACATTATTTTGATATTATGGACATGGAATTCAACCGAATTGAAACGATTATTAAAGAACTGTTGACCTTTTCGAAACCACAGCTTTCTGATTATAAAGAAGTGAATATAAAAGAATTACTAGAGCAAGTGGTTGTTCTCATGCAGCCACAGGCCATTATGAAAAATGTTACGATAGAAGCATTATACGAAAGTCCTTTTTATCGGATGGAATGTATTGAACATCAAGTTAAACAAGTGTTCATTAATATAGTAAAAAATGCAATAGAAGCGATGGACAAAAGCGGGAAAATTACGATTGGCGTGAGACAAGAACAGGAAGAATTTGAAATCACGGTAACGGATGAAGGACCTGGAATGACTCAAGAAACAATTGACAGGCTAGGAGAACCTTTTTTCACAACGAAAAAAGAAGGAACAGGGTTAGGTTTGATGGTTACAAATAACATTATTAAAAACCAGCATAATGGTTCACTTCAAATTAAAAGTGTAATAAACAAAGGAACTCAGTTTATTATACGATTTCCTAAAAATGCTTGTCTTAGATAG
- a CDS encoding ATP-binding protein, producing the protein MVDKIDNYIKVSHQRCLNEFNMTPNDRLIPKVCITKNKIKEIKDNLGDVISVARKFMTKLISDLEHTPVLIVISNNEGIILELYGDESIKGQIESLGLSIGIQFTEEELGTNSVSLALHLEQPVKMIGQDHFHESLHESACFSVPFTHGGKVEGTISVMMAAQNASSFHLGLLKSAVDSIEREVKVNKQNKELLILNQVILENSRNGMIITNEDGVVIELNPYAEEILGCNKFDVMHQSVKKIGSIGHYMKDVIEEKAKYEDVEINVADKILLFDSYPIYDDRHEIIGAFGQLRNITERLLLEKQLMASEKLSDIGKISAGLAHEIRNPLTSIIGLMQLFKTYLKPGDKKLEDYFRIIFSELERIKSLVQQFVLMAKPNQREITKSYTSIHKIMQDTITLMESQISCKDIHLSFDSAYKDKTYVDEDKLKQVFINILQNSLDATEEGGEIYISVHLSEDNQFIEIRIQDNGIGMDEKTVEKLATPFFSTKENGLGLGMAMSYNIIELHKGKVLVQSEKGKGTTFTILLPANGTH; encoded by the coding sequence ATGGTAGATAAGATTGACAATTATATAAAAGTCTCTCACCAAAGATGCTTGAATGAGTTCAACATGACTCCTAATGATAGGTTAATTCCAAAAGTTTGTATTACGAAAAATAAAATAAAGGAAATCAAAGATAATTTAGGTGATGTCATTTCAGTAGCAAGAAAATTTATGACAAAGCTTATTTCTGACTTAGAACATACACCTGTGTTAATTGTCATTTCAAATAATGAAGGCATTATTTTAGAATTGTACGGAGATGAATCCATAAAAGGTCAAATTGAGTCTTTAGGATTATCGATAGGTATTCAGTTTACCGAAGAAGAACTTGGAACTAACAGCGTATCATTAGCACTTCATTTAGAGCAGCCAGTTAAAATGATTGGCCAAGATCATTTTCATGAGAGCTTACATGAAAGTGCATGCTTCTCTGTTCCTTTTACACATGGAGGGAAAGTAGAAGGAACGATTTCTGTCATGATGGCGGCCCAAAATGCAAGTTCATTTCATCTAGGACTATTAAAATCAGCTGTTGATTCCATTGAAAGAGAAGTAAAAGTAAATAAGCAGAACAAAGAACTTTTAATTCTGAATCAAGTGATCCTGGAAAATAGTCGAAATGGAATGATCATTACGAATGAAGATGGGGTAGTGATTGAATTAAACCCTTATGCTGAAGAAATTTTAGGTTGTAATAAATTTGATGTGATGCATCAATCGGTGAAAAAAATTGGCTCTATTGGACATTATATGAAAGATGTAATAGAAGAAAAAGCGAAGTACGAGGATGTTGAGATCAATGTTGCTGACAAAATCCTACTTTTCGATTCTTATCCAATTTATGATGACCGCCATGAAATCATTGGTGCATTCGGACAGCTTCGTAATATAACGGAACGGCTATTATTAGAAAAACAACTCATGGCGAGTGAAAAATTATCAGATATAGGAAAGATTAGTGCGGGGTTAGCGCATGAAATTCGTAATCCATTAACATCAATTATCGGATTAATGCAGTTGTTTAAAACATATCTCAAGCCTGGGGATAAGAAGCTTGAAGATTATTTCCGTATTATTTTTAGTGAATTAGAACGGATTAAAAGTTTAGTTCAGCAGTTTGTATTAATGGCCAAGCCAAATCAAAGGGAAATAACAAAGTCATATACATCGATTCATAAGATTATGCAGGATACGATAACTTTAATGGAAAGTCAGATATCATGTAAAGACATCCACCTTTCTTTTGATTCAGCATATAAAGACAAGACATATGTCGATGAAGATAAACTAAAACAAGTGTTTATTAATATATTACAAAACAGCCTAGATGCAACAGAAGAAGGCGGAGAGATTTATATTTCGGTACATTTAAGTGAAGATAATCAATTCATTGAAATTAGAATCCAAGATAATGGTATTGGGATGGACGAAAAAACCGTGGAAAAACTAGCGACACCGTTTTTCTCAACAAAAGAAAATGGCTTAGGGCTTGGAATGGCAATGAGTTACAATATTATCGAACTGCATAAAGGAAAAGTCCTCGTGCAAAGTGAAAAGGGAAAAGGAACGACATTTACAATATTGTTACCAGCGAATGGCACACACTAA
- a CDS encoding chromate transporter, translated as MVFLELFFAFFVIGIVSFGGGYAMIPIIELEVMKQGWMTSQQFTDIIGLAGMSPGPIATNSAIFVGHHVAGIPGAIAAGLGMVLPSFLFVIVISVFFYKMNENKHVKSAFYGLRPIITALIVYAAIRFAIVNDVISPLSWNTVSVFFIFFFSLFALIKWKLHPVFVILLSGLVGIAIFS; from the coding sequence ATGGTTTTCCTTGAATTGTTCTTTGCCTTTTTTGTCATTGGCATCGTTTCTTTTGGCGGTGGCTATGCGATGATCCCCATCATTGAGTTAGAAGTTATGAAACAAGGGTGGATGACATCACAGCAATTCACCGATATTATTGGGTTAGCTGGGATGTCACCGGGTCCTATTGCAACGAATAGTGCCATTTTTGTAGGACATCATGTTGCAGGTATTCCTGGTGCTATTGCAGCAGGGCTTGGAATGGTATTGCCGTCGTTTTTATTTGTCATTGTGATATCCGTTTTCTTTTATAAAATGAATGAGAATAAGCATGTTAAATCAGCTTTTTACGGGTTACGCCCGATAATTACGGCCCTCATTGTGTATGCCGCGATTCGATTCGCGATTGTAAATGATGTTATTTCCCCTCTTTCATGGAATACAGTCTCTGTTTTCTTTATTTTCTTTTTCTCTTTATTCGCGCTAATAAAGTGGAAATTACATCCAGTTTTTGTTATCCTTTTATCAGGTTTAGTTGGTATCGCGATATTTTCATAA